The stretch of DNA GGATCACAATAAGTTTAATGATGAGGATTCTAATGAACATGGATGAAAAAAAGAGTAATATCTCAATTTTCTCCGAAATTTTCTCATTAGTTCCACATTTTATTAAGATATTGATTGAGTGTTAATGGTTAATTATTCATCCCTCATAATTAGTAATTAGTAATTAGCAACTGATATATACTTAAGGTTGAAACGCGATCGCTCCGCGCCTCGGCTTTGCCGAGATCGCATCTAAAGCTCAACACAACACTTAATCATCGTCCTCCTCTTCTTCATCGTATCCACCTTCTCGTTCCTCTATTTCTGCACCTGGAAATTCACAGCCAGTTAAACTAGTAGCAGTAGTAAATAATACAAAAGCACTTAATCCTAGGGCGATTCCCCTTTTCCAATTCCAATTAATCATAATTTTTAATTTAATTAAATAGGGATACAACAAGGAATAATTATACAACCACTACTAGATTGATTTTGTAGCGTTTTACTAGCTTCGGCACAATCACGAAATCTTTGTAGAGAACCTTCAATAGCTAAAATTAAACTTTGCTCGGTTAATAGTTTTTTGACATATTCTGAGCAAGAATCTCCTTGGTGTAAGATTCGATGAGGACAACTAAAGCCTTTATAAGGAGAAATATTTTGCTGGTAAAAATTAATAGCTTCTGTCGCTATTTGTTGAGTCAGAGACTGAGAAACAATACTCTGCATGATAATTAATTGAGTAAAAACTTACACCTATATATACCTAAATAAAGGAAATTTTTATCTCTACCAAAAGTATGAATTTATTTTGGCATGAGGACAAAAAGCGATCGCTTTAGATTTATTTTTGTACAGACGTAACATATTAAGTCTCTACTTTCTTGTAATGTGGGAAAACTAACTACGCTTTCAGACGTAGCAGCAAATTATTTTTAGATACGCGGATAGATAACTTATGAGTACTCTAAAATTAACCGCTTCAGAAAGTATTTCCCAAACAACACAAGAGATAGAAAGCGATCAGGATTTAAACGATTTTTTAAATATTCTGCAATTATTAATCCGTGAACCTTCTGTTGTTGGTAGTGAAGACTCTTTTTTTCGGGTACTTCGTCGAGAATTAGAAGAAATTGAGGTCAAAGTTCAGTATTATCATGGTGTTTTGGTCGCTCAAGGAAACCAACCGCAGGATTTAGTTCTTTCTGCACATATTGATCGACACGGTTTATTGTGTACTGGTCCTAACGAATTTCAATATGCAGCCTTTATTTCCAGTAACCAAAGTGAGTTAACTGGAGATTCAGTTTCCGAACAAATGATGCAGACGATTGAAAATCGATTTGCTGGGCAACTTGTTCAAGCTCACTTACCTTATACAGGAACTTATTTAGGTCAAGGATACATCAAGCGATCGTATATTTGTCCAGCTAGAAAAAATTTGATTTTTGAGTTGGATGGTTTAGACTTTTTGCAACCAGGTACACCAGTTTCTTTTCTTGACCGCTTACAAATATCTAATGGCTGTGTTTCTGCTCAATTAGACAATGTAGTTAGTGCAGCTATTCTGATTTATTTATTTCGATGTGGTTTTCAAGGAACTGCATTATTTACGGCACAAGAAGAAGCAGGAAGAAGTTGGCGTTACGCACTATCTTGGTTTAAACGTCAAAATTTAACCACACAGCGTCTGCTGGTTTTGGATACAAGTCCTTATCCTACTCGTGAAGCAGCAGAAGTTCAACAAATTGTACTTCGTCGTCAAGATGCCAATGGAGCTTTTGCTCAACAATTAACAACTGAGTTAGAACAAAAATGTCATCAGCTAGGTATTTCCTATAGCTATAAAGATGCTTATATCGAGGCTCAAAACATTGGCAGAAGCAAACCTCTCTCACTAGGTCGCACTGAGTTGGGTCGAATTGTTGCAGCTACCAATGGAGAAATCAACGGTACTACTCTTCAAATCC from Stanieria cyanosphaera PCC 7437 encodes:
- the yidD gene encoding membrane protein insertion efficiency factor YidD, whose protein sequence is MQSIVSQSLTQQIATEAINFYQQNISPYKGFSCPHRILHQGDSCSEYVKKLLTEQSLILAIEGSLQRFRDCAEASKTLQNQSSSGCIIIPCCIPI
- a CDS encoding zinc-binding metallopeptidase family protein, with amino-acid sequence MSTLKLTASESISQTTQEIESDQDLNDFLNILQLLIREPSVVGSEDSFFRVLRRELEEIEVKVQYYHGVLVAQGNQPQDLVLSAHIDRHGLLCTGPNEFQYAAFISSNQSELTGDSVSEQMMQTIENRFAGQLVQAHLPYTGTYLGQGYIKRSYICPARKNLIFELDGLDFLQPGTPVSFLDRLQISNGCVSAQLDNVVSAAILIYLFRCGFQGTALFTAQEEAGRSWRYALSWFKRQNLTTQRLLVLDTSPYPTREAAEVQQIVLRRQDANGAFAQQLTTELEQKCHQLGISYSYKDAYIEAQNIGRSKPLSLGRTELGRIVAATNGEINGTTLQIPTTGYHTPNETASLSSIAAVIQLLISYIY